In one Lycium barbarum isolate Lr01 chromosome 7, ASM1917538v2, whole genome shotgun sequence genomic region, the following are encoded:
- the LOC132602727 gene encoding receptor kinase-like protein Xa21: MVAIKVLNLQNEEGCKRFDTECQVMRSIKYINLLKVITMCSNQYVRAIVLEYMPNVILENWLYGKEHQVLDIFQRVIIMLDVAMTLEYLHYGYDTPIVDCDLKPENVLLET; encoded by the coding sequence ATGGTCGCGATAAAGGTTCTAAATTTGCAAAACGAGGAAGGATGCAAGAGGTTTGATACTGAATGTCAAGTGATGAGAAGCATCAAATATATAAATCTTCTAAAGGTGATCACTATGTGTTCAAATCAATACGTAAGAGCTATCGTTCTCGAGTATATGCCAAATGTAATTCTAGAAAATTGGTTGTATGGTAAGGAACATCAGGTCTTGGACATATTTCAAAGAGTTATCATAATGCTTGATGTGGCTATGACATTAGAATATCTTCACTATGGTTATGATACTCCTATAGTTGATTGTGACTTGAAGCCTGAAAATGTTTTGTTGGAGACATAG